From Sporichthya brevicatena, the proteins below share one genomic window:
- a CDS encoding TIGR03084 family metal-binding protein, giving the protein MSGLMSQLVTDLAAETEIIEHMLAGLSDADWDRPTPAEGWAIRDQISHLAYFDQAAALAMSDPERFKAEAAEQIAGGMDFPDRIAVECRSMPVPELHAWFRRARLDLITQAGERDPKERVPWYGPAMSIASSVTARIMETWAHGQDIADTLGVTRPATERLKHVAHIGIGARAYSYRVRKLEAPEEPVRVELTAPDGSLWTWGPEDAENRVTGDALEFCLVVTQRRNLAETQLVRTGPVAEQWMAIAQAFAGAAGPGRPAPAAAR; this is encoded by the coding sequence ATGTCCGGCCTGATGTCGCAGCTGGTCACCGATCTGGCGGCGGAGACCGAGATCATCGAGCACATGCTCGCCGGGCTGTCCGACGCCGACTGGGACCGGCCCACGCCGGCCGAGGGTTGGGCGATCCGCGATCAGATCTCACACCTCGCGTACTTCGACCAGGCCGCAGCGCTCGCCATGTCCGACCCGGAACGCTTCAAGGCCGAGGCCGCCGAGCAGATCGCGGGGGGTATGGACTTTCCGGACCGCATCGCCGTCGAGTGCCGGTCGATGCCGGTGCCGGAGCTGCACGCGTGGTTCCGCCGGGCTCGGCTCGACCTGATCACGCAGGCGGGGGAGCGCGACCCGAAGGAGCGCGTGCCCTGGTACGGCCCCGCGATGAGCATCGCGTCCTCGGTGACCGCGCGGATCATGGAGACCTGGGCGCACGGCCAGGACATCGCCGACACCTTGGGCGTGACCCGGCCCGCGACCGAGCGCCTGAAGCACGTCGCGCACATCGGCATCGGTGCGCGCGCCTACAGCTACCGCGTACGCAAGCTCGAGGCGCCGGAGGAGCCGGTGCGCGTCGAGCTGACCGCTCCGGACGGCAGCCTGTGGACCTGGGGTCCCGAGGACGCCGAGAACCGTGTCACCGGTGATGCGCTCGAGTTCTGCCTGGTCGTGACGCAGCGTCGGAATCTGGCGGAGACTCAGCTGGTCCGGACCGGCCCGGTCGCCGAGCAGTGGATGGCCATCGCCCAGGCGTTCGCCGGCGCCGCCGGCCCCGGTCGCCCCGCCCCCGCCGCCGCGCGCTGA
- a CDS encoding DUF222 domain-containing protein, which yields MFEQLIEPGEVDAIDLAELRSQLWDVPVEGPPPEHEEATMARVLAEAAARVWDEVPDEVFASGPPAEDVFSAADEARWREREAAAFALWEQEYATTDGMLQRVVRSRADAARSNGSELRGMAEFAMARAQQAAVAVAEAAAEGASREELEAVIEAAEASAAAELGAVLHLSPAAARARSDFASGLLRRLPETLKALEAGVITERMAKVLWEETRDLNVADAARIERDCLERAKNSTPASFGRHVRKRVEQLDPAAARKRHERARTERRVSMSPAGDGMAWISLLLPAARRPWRSTG from the coding sequence ATGTTCGAGCAACTGATCGAACCGGGTGAGGTCGACGCGATCGACCTCGCTGAGCTGCGTTCGCAGTTGTGGGACGTCCCGGTCGAGGGTCCGCCGCCCGAACACGAAGAGGCGACGATGGCCCGGGTGCTGGCCGAGGCGGCGGCGCGGGTGTGGGACGAGGTCCCGGACGAGGTGTTCGCGTCGGGTCCGCCGGCGGAGGACGTGTTCTCCGCCGCCGATGAGGCGCGGTGGCGGGAGCGGGAAGCGGCCGCGTTCGCGTTGTGGGAGCAGGAGTACGCGACCACCGACGGGATGCTCCAGCGGGTGGTCCGCTCGCGCGCGGATGCGGCGCGGAGTAACGGCTCGGAGTTGCGGGGGATGGCGGAGTTCGCGATGGCGCGGGCGCAGCAGGCCGCGGTGGCGGTCGCCGAGGCCGCGGCCGAGGGTGCGAGTCGGGAGGAGCTGGAGGCGGTGATCGAGGCCGCGGAGGCCTCCGCCGCCGCCGAGCTCGGTGCGGTGCTGCACCTGTCCCCGGCCGCGGCCCGGGCCCGGTCGGACTTCGCCTCCGGGTTGCTGCGGCGCCTGCCCGAGACGCTCAAGGCGCTGGAGGCCGGGGTCATCACCGAACGGATGGCGAAGGTCCTGTGGGAGGAAACCCGGGACCTGAACGTCGCCGATGCCGCCCGCATCGAACGGGACTGCCTCGAACGCGCGAAGAACTCCACCCCGGCCTCGTTCGGCCGGCATGTGCGTAAGCGGGTCGAGCAGCTCGACCCGGCCGCCGCCCGCAAGCGCCATGAGCGGGCCCGTACCGAACGCCGGGTCTCGATGTCGCCGGCGGGGGACGGGATGGCCTGGATCTCCCTGCTGCTGCCGGCCGCGAGGAGGCCATGGCGGTCTACGGGGTGA
- a CDS encoding helix-turn-helix transcriptional regulator: MNRLRGLAEFLDEDLPISPSGHDVDAVSDAAAELGERCLARLAAAGIPDPSLAATLADLQELYAQLRRQELADRHLRLAECERGLARLRGAPYTADLLDQAGAEVARSCGLQRVVLSRVEEGAWTPWIVHADAGDPWWTLNGRVLELRSGSGPEGRVVAERRAVLAGERAWADADWPDGPPYVVAPIAPAGTVIGLLHGDHGPDGPACDATDRDVLSRFAQGFGHLYERTALLESMRFQQQQLRDLLAVLNATTEQLTESAIELTAALGADPVPPIPPAAAVLDDRLAALTGRERQVLELVARGARNVEIAERLVMSEGTVKVHVKHILAKLGASNRSQAIALYLGRQSPAM, translated from the coding sequence GTGAACCGCTTGCGCGGCCTGGCGGAGTTCCTCGACGAGGACCTGCCGATCTCGCCGTCCGGCCACGATGTCGATGCGGTGTCCGACGCGGCAGCGGAGCTCGGGGAGCGTTGCCTCGCGCGCCTGGCGGCGGCCGGCATCCCGGATCCGTCGCTGGCGGCGACCCTCGCTGATCTGCAGGAGCTGTACGCGCAACTGCGGCGGCAGGAACTCGCTGATCGGCACCTGCGGTTGGCCGAGTGTGAGCGCGGTCTGGCCCGGCTGCGGGGGGCGCCGTACACGGCGGACCTACTGGATCAGGCCGGTGCCGAGGTCGCGCGCAGCTGCGGGCTGCAACGCGTCGTCCTCTCGCGGGTCGAGGAGGGAGCGTGGACGCCGTGGATCGTCCACGCGGACGCCGGGGATCCGTGGTGGACCTTGAACGGTCGGGTGCTCGAACTGCGTTCAGGTTCGGGTCCCGAAGGCCGGGTGGTCGCGGAGCGCAGGGCTGTCCTGGCCGGCGAGCGGGCGTGGGCTGACGCCGACTGGCCGGACGGGCCGCCCTACGTAGTGGCCCCGATCGCCCCGGCGGGCACCGTCATCGGGCTGCTGCACGGCGACCACGGCCCGGACGGACCGGCCTGCGACGCCACCGATCGTGACGTCCTCAGCCGGTTCGCCCAGGGTTTCGGGCACCTGTACGAGCGGACGGCGCTGCTGGAGAGCATGCGGTTCCAGCAGCAGCAGTTGCGGGACCTTCTGGCCGTGCTCAACGCGACGACCGAGCAACTGACCGAGTCGGCGATCGAGCTCACGGCGGCCCTCGGCGCCGACCCGGTGCCACCGATCCCGCCCGCCGCCGCGGTGCTGGACGATCGCCTGGCGGCGCTGACCGGGCGGGAACGGCAGGTGCTCGAACTGGTCGCCCGGGGAGCGCGCAACGTCGAGATCGCGGAGCGGTTGGTCATGAGCGAGGGCACGGTGAAGGTGCACGTGAAGCACATCTTGGCGAAACTGGGGGCCTCGAACCGGTCCCAAGCAATCGCGCTCTACCTCGGACGACAGTCGCCAGCGATGTGA
- a CDS encoding HNH endonuclease signature motif containing protein gives MAVYGVIDAAARQKVPGDPRTLDQRKADAVVDLITRPGTQDPRVGYVVHLHASAQSTPSTSTSSDADSGFVQVQGGERIPAARARAKADLTVHHPSVPVDIAALLADYNSRPDIYRPPARLRRAIRARDKHCRFPGCRIPADRCELDHTIAFEIGGRTVYFNLSALCKHHHRAETFRNHPPTWQGHRIKHMPGWKCSQDEHGVLTWTTPTGQVFITRPPPPVGDEPPDFEQPPPTPWARAASRTADFDENNPPF, from the coding sequence ATGGCGGTCTACGGGGTGATCGATGCCGCTGCCCGCCAGAAGGTCCCCGGCGACCCGCGGACCCTGGACCAGCGCAAGGCCGACGCCGTCGTCGACCTGATCACCCGCCCCGGCACCCAGGACCCCCGCGTCGGCTACGTCGTCCACCTGCACGCGAGCGCGCAGTCCACGCCCTCGACCTCCACCTCAAGCGACGCGGACTCCGGGTTCGTGCAGGTGCAGGGTGGGGAGCGGATCCCGGCGGCGCGGGCGCGGGCCAAGGCGGACCTGACCGTGCATCACCCGTCGGTGCCGGTGGACATCGCCGCGCTGCTCGCGGACTACAACTCCCGCCCCGACATCTACCGGCCCCCGGCCAGGCTGCGCCGGGCGATCCGGGCGCGGGACAAGCACTGCCGCTTCCCCGGCTGCCGGATCCCCGCCGACCGGTGCGAACTCGACCACACCATCGCCTTCGAGATCGGTGGGCGGACCGTCTATTTCAACCTCTCGGCGTTGTGCAAGCACCATCACCGCGCAGAGACCTTCCGTAACCACCCACCGACGTGGCAAGGGCATCGGATCAAACACATGCCCGGCTGGAAGTGCTCGCAGGACGAGCATGGGGTCCTGACCTGGACCACCCCCACCGGGCAGGTGTTCATCACCCGACCACCCCCACCGGTCGGGGACGAACCCCCCGACTTCGAACAACCCCCACCCACACCCTGGGCCCGGGCTGCTTCGAGGACCGCCGACTTCGACGAGAACAACCCGCCGTTCTGA
- a CDS encoding response regulator transcription factor — protein MTSSAPLLEQAAELRERAAGALAGGGGRQDRAERHRLTAALGDTTAKLAAALRRPAAPGVDLGALGRALADLTRAGADLAEDAVSRRFAAVDRIHESLGRLRAITDVGELLEAAAAELAHCCDLDRTVVSRRRGSTWRAEAVWISPDVDPDVATRTRAYLTEQWIPLRAGTLENDLVRRRCAALVSADDTGVDRELVDTAESVGYIASPVMPSGEVIGFLQGDRWVGSRELTDHDRDNLWTFAEGFGLIFQHLVLSQRLDQQRAHLRETFLAAERNLAELSSAELLLARRERPRPTGTEGAGPAGAVPLFSRREREVLELMVAGARNTDIAERLVISESTVKAHVSRVTHKLKATNRAEAVSRFLLLERGRAAAP, from the coding sequence ATGACGTCCTCGGCGCCGCTGCTGGAGCAGGCGGCCGAGCTGCGCGAGCGGGCGGCGGGAGCACTCGCCGGGGGTGGTGGACGACAGGACCGGGCCGAGCGGCATCGGCTGACCGCCGCCCTGGGGGACACGACGGCGAAGCTCGCCGCGGCCCTGCGCCGCCCGGCAGCGCCCGGGGTGGACCTCGGAGCGCTGGGGCGAGCCCTCGCCGACCTCACGCGGGCCGGGGCGGACCTGGCCGAGGATGCGGTCTCGCGCCGTTTCGCGGCTGTCGACCGGATTCACGAGAGCCTCGGCCGTCTGCGGGCGATCACGGACGTCGGCGAGTTGCTCGAGGCGGCCGCTGCCGAACTCGCGCACTGCTGCGATCTCGACCGGACCGTGGTCAGCCGACGCCGCGGGTCCACCTGGCGAGCGGAGGCCGTCTGGATCTCGCCGGACGTCGATCCCGACGTCGCCACCCGCACGCGGGCCTACCTCACCGAGCAATGGATTCCGCTCCGCGCCGGGACGTTGGAGAACGACCTGGTGCGTCGCCGCTGTGCGGCGTTGGTCTCCGCCGACGACACGGGCGTCGACCGTGAACTCGTCGACACGGCGGAGAGCGTGGGCTACATCGCCTCCCCGGTGATGCCGAGCGGAGAGGTCATCGGCTTCCTGCAGGGCGACCGCTGGGTCGGTAGCCGGGAGCTCACCGACCACGACCGGGACAACCTCTGGACCTTCGCAGAGGGGTTCGGGCTCATCTTCCAGCACCTGGTGCTCTCGCAGCGGCTGGACCAGCAGCGCGCGCATCTCCGCGAGACGTTCCTGGCCGCCGAGCGCAATCTGGCGGAGTTGAGTTCGGCGGAGCTGTTGCTGGCCCGACGGGAACGGCCGCGGCCGACCGGGACGGAGGGCGCAGGGCCGGCCGGCGCGGTGCCGCTGTTCAGCCGGCGGGAGCGAGAGGTCCTCGAACTCATGGTGGCGGGCGCACGGAACACCGACATCGCGGAACGGCTGGTGATCAGCGAGTCGACGGTCAAGGCCCACGTCAGTCGGGTGACGCACAAGCTCAAGGCGACCAACCGGGCCGAGGCCGTGTCCCGATTCCTCCTGCTGGAGCGTGGTCGTGCCGCCGCGCCCTGA
- a CDS encoding helix-turn-helix transcriptional regulator, with protein MATDPHAARADLLAGRTWPLSGRDRELEKVREALRGQRARSVVVVGPAGVGKTRLAREARRLVEAAGRSTLWVTATHSSARTPLGAFAALLPEAVGSASTDTLQDLLRRAAVQLVERSKGRPLVLFVDDAQLLDEPSAGLIHQLVATETVLVVATVRSGERVPDAVTSLWKDDLADRVQLAQLEQEAVEVLLTGALGAPVDPAAVVEFTTRSGGNVLFLRELVLGALADGTLVAEEGLWRLRAALAPSDRLVELVDARLRDLDPAALDLLRLAAYAEPLGSRELEMAGGLDAVETLEQHGLVVCERDERRLQVRVAHPVYADVVRRHTSAVRRGVMARQLADAVEAAGARRRDDVLRVGIWRMEGGGGTNPDALLQAAVTARWRYDFALAERLARAAVDAGAGFEARLLAAQTVSLQGRPEDAVDELSVLVEFARTDAERAELAVVHIECLWMQLGRTGEGLRVADRAEEAISDPELRVKVSARRPGLMLSNAGPGPAAEAAAALAPLADPLSASWLRLVEAYGLGRLGRIDTALEGSAEGYAAATELEPGDWYPWFYLFTRCEALAHAGRYAEAEALARAEYERGLAEGSSEARAYFLWHLTRTVRERGDVDGAARAAREAITLLHRIGRRGFEHSLRSTLALALALGGDFRGATSALVAADALGVDPPQWSATEHAAARGWAAAAEGRLGAAREELTAAAAIGERIGDLVGAAAALHDIARLGDPKAVASRLRALAADLGGELAPARCRHVDALAEGDGEALEQAATEFDRLGASLLAAEAAADASGVWERAGRGQRAARESQRAAAFARSCPGASTPALMALSTREPLTPAERETALLAVSGRTNREIAEELQLSVRTIDNRLQRIYTKLGISRRSELADLVR; from the coding sequence CTGCGCGGCCAGCGGGCGCGCAGCGTGGTCGTCGTCGGTCCCGCCGGGGTGGGCAAGACGCGACTGGCCCGCGAGGCTCGACGACTGGTCGAGGCGGCGGGCCGTTCGACGCTGTGGGTGACGGCCACGCACTCGAGCGCACGGACGCCGCTCGGTGCCTTCGCCGCCCTGCTGCCCGAGGCGGTGGGTTCCGCCTCGACCGACACGCTGCAGGACCTCCTGCGCCGCGCGGCGGTGCAGCTGGTCGAGCGGAGCAAGGGCCGGCCGCTGGTGCTGTTCGTGGACGATGCGCAGCTGCTCGACGAGCCGTCCGCCGGGTTGATACATCAACTGGTCGCGACCGAGACGGTGCTCGTGGTGGCGACGGTGCGCAGCGGCGAGCGTGTTCCGGACGCCGTGACCTCGCTGTGGAAGGACGACCTCGCCGACCGCGTCCAGCTCGCGCAGCTGGAGCAGGAGGCGGTCGAGGTCCTGCTCACCGGCGCGCTCGGCGCCCCGGTCGACCCGGCCGCCGTCGTCGAGTTCACGACGCGCAGCGGCGGGAACGTGCTGTTCCTGCGTGAGCTGGTGCTCGGTGCGCTGGCCGACGGGACGCTCGTCGCGGAGGAGGGACTGTGGCGGCTGCGGGCCGCGCTCGCGCCCTCGGACCGCTTGGTCGAACTGGTCGACGCCCGTCTGCGTGACCTCGATCCGGCCGCGCTGGATCTGCTGCGGCTCGCGGCGTACGCCGAACCGCTCGGGAGCCGCGAGCTCGAGATGGCCGGCGGGCTCGACGCCGTCGAGACGCTGGAGCAGCACGGCCTCGTCGTGTGCGAGCGGGACGAGCGCCGGCTGCAGGTACGGGTCGCCCACCCGGTGTACGCCGATGTCGTCCGGCGGCACACCTCGGCCGTGCGACGCGGGGTGATGGCGCGTCAGCTCGCCGACGCCGTCGAGGCGGCCGGCGCGCGGCGGCGCGACGACGTCCTCCGCGTCGGTATCTGGCGCATGGAAGGTGGTGGCGGCACGAACCCGGACGCACTGCTGCAGGCGGCGGTCACGGCACGTTGGCGCTACGACTTCGCGCTGGCCGAACGTCTGGCGCGGGCGGCGGTCGACGCCGGTGCCGGTTTCGAGGCTCGGTTGCTCGCTGCGCAGACCGTCTCGTTGCAGGGGCGGCCCGAGGACGCCGTCGACGAGTTGTCGGTGCTCGTCGAGTTCGCGCGCACGGACGCCGAGCGCGCGGAGCTCGCGGTCGTCCACATCGAATGCCTGTGGATGCAGCTCGGCCGGACCGGCGAAGGTCTGCGGGTGGCCGACCGGGCGGAGGAGGCGATCTCCGACCCCGAGCTGCGCGTGAAGGTCTCAGCCCGTCGTCCGGGTCTCATGCTGTCGAACGCGGGCCCCGGCCCGGCGGCCGAGGCGGCCGCGGCGCTCGCCCCGCTCGCGGACCCGCTGTCGGCGTCGTGGCTGCGTCTCGTGGAGGCGTACGGCCTCGGCCGGCTGGGTCGGATCGACACCGCGCTCGAGGGGTCCGCCGAGGGTTACGCGGCGGCCACCGAGCTGGAGCCGGGGGACTGGTACCCGTGGTTCTACCTGTTCACCCGCTGCGAGGCGCTCGCGCACGCCGGCCGTTACGCCGAGGCGGAGGCGTTGGCGCGCGCGGAGTACGAGCGCGGCCTTGCGGAGGGCAGCAGCGAGGCGCGGGCGTACTTCCTCTGGCACCTGACCCGGACGGTGCGGGAACGCGGCGACGTGGACGGCGCGGCGCGGGCGGCGCGCGAGGCGATCACGTTGCTGCACCGCATCGGTCGCCGCGGGTTCGAGCACAGCCTGCGGTCCACGCTCGCCCTCGCGTTGGCGCTGGGCGGTGACTTCCGCGGGGCGACGAGTGCGTTGGTCGCGGCGGACGCACTCGGCGTCGACCCGCCGCAGTGGAGTGCGACGGAGCACGCGGCGGCCCGGGGCTGGGCGGCGGCGGCCGAGGGCCGGCTCGGTGCCGCCCGTGAGGAGCTGACGGCGGCGGCTGCGATCGGCGAGCGCATCGGTGACCTCGTCGGGGCCGCGGCCGCGCTGCACGACATCGCGCGGCTGGGCGACCCGAAGGCTGTCGCGTCCCGCCTGCGGGCGCTCGCGGCCGACCTCGGCGGCGAGCTCGCGCCGGCGCGGTGCCGGCACGTCGACGCCCTCGCCGAGGGCGACGGGGAGGCTCTGGAGCAGGCGGCCACGGAGTTCGACCGTCTCGGGGCCTCGCTGCTCGCGGCCGAGGCGGCGGCGGACGCGTCGGGGGTGTGGGAGCGTGCGGGACGTGGTCAGCGGGCCGCCCGGGAGTCGCAACGGGCGGCCGCCTTCGCGCGGAGCTGCCCCGGCGCCTCGACGCCGGCCCTGATGGCGCTGTCGACCCGGGAGCCCCTCACCCCGGCGGAGCGGGAGACCGCGCTGCTGGCGGTGTCGGGCCGGACGAATCGCGAGATCGCCGAGGAGCTGCAGCTCTCCGTCCGGACCATCGACAACCGCCTGCAGCGGATCTACACGAAGCTTGGGATCTCCCGCCGCTCCGAACTGGCCGACCTCGTCCGCTGA